The following proteins are co-located in the Bacillus pumilus genome:
- a CDS encoding Mrp/NBP35 family ATP-binding protein, with protein MIGQDDVRKLVGKMDEPFLHIPLGELDAIKEISLKPEKEHVSLKVAIAKTGTAEQMKLQQEIVQALKAAGANTVGLRFEELPQETLEKFMPSQDEEENLLNSKNPPVFLAIASGKGGVGKSTVSVNLAVALARLGKKVGLIDADIYGFSVPDMMGITVRPTVKGEKIIPVERFGVKVISMGFFVEENAPVIWRGPMLGKMLNNFFHEVEWGELDYLLLDLPPGTGDVALDIHTMLPSCKEIIVTTPHPTAAFVAARAGAMALQTDHEVLGVVENMSYYQSKKTGEKEYVFGKGGGDKLAEELRVSVLGQIPLRQPDWNENDFAPSVYEASHPTGEVYQHIANRVIEQLAVKA; from the coding sequence ATGATCGGACAAGATGATGTGAGAAAACTAGTTGGGAAGATGGACGAACCTTTCCTTCATATACCGCTTGGTGAGCTGGATGCCATCAAGGAAATCAGCCTAAAGCCTGAAAAAGAGCATGTAAGCTTAAAAGTGGCCATTGCTAAAACAGGCACTGCTGAGCAGATGAAGCTGCAGCAAGAAATCGTACAAGCCTTAAAAGCGGCAGGCGCTAATACAGTAGGACTTCGTTTTGAAGAACTGCCTCAGGAAACGCTTGAAAAGTTTATGCCATCACAAGATGAGGAAGAAAACCTGCTCAACTCTAAAAATCCGCCTGTATTCTTAGCGATTGCGAGTGGAAAGGGTGGCGTTGGGAAATCAACGGTTTCCGTCAACCTTGCTGTAGCACTGGCTCGTCTAGGGAAAAAAGTCGGACTGATTGATGCTGATATTTACGGCTTTAGTGTACCGGATATGATGGGGATTACCGTCAGACCAACGGTTAAAGGGGAAAAAATTATACCTGTGGAACGCTTTGGCGTCAAAGTGATTTCAATGGGCTTTTTTGTTGAAGAAAATGCACCGGTCATTTGGAGAGGGCCGATGCTTGGTAAAATGTTAAATAACTTCTTCCACGAAGTCGAGTGGGGAGAATTAGATTACTTATTATTAGATCTTCCACCTGGAACGGGAGATGTGGCGCTGGATATTCATACAATGCTTCCAAGCTGTAAGGAGATCATTGTGACAACACCCCATCCAACGGCTGCTTTCGTTGCTGCTAGAGCAGGTGCAATGGCACTGCAAACAGATCACGAGGTGCTTGGGGTCGTTGAGAATATGAGCTATTACCAAAGCAAAAAAACTGGTGAAAAAGAATATGTCTTTGGAAAAGGCGGCGGGGACAAGCTGGCTGAAGAGCTGCGTGTGTCGGTCCTTGGCCAAATTCCTTTAAGACAGCCTGATTGGAATGAAAATGATTTTGCGCCGTCTGTCTATGAGGCGAGTCATCCGACAGGAGAAGTGTATCAACACATTGCCAATCGAGTGATTGAACAATTAGCAGTAAAAGCATAA
- the gerD gene encoding spore germination lipoprotein GerD: protein MSKGILRIMSCFLLLSLTACAPKTQSSSNMDYDETKKMVVDILKTDDGKKAIQQLLNDEAMNEALVMDEQTVKKTIEKTLTSDKGKEFWKKVFEDSKFAETFAKSMQQQHEKMLKQLMKDPDYQQLMMDILKDPEMEKKYGELVKSKEFRKHLEKVITETLSSPLYKKKFEDELKKAAAESSSDSGSQDQGSGS from the coding sequence ATGTCAAAAGGCATCTTGCGTATAATGAGCTGTTTTCTTCTTTTATCTCTAACAGCTTGTGCTCCCAAAACCCAATCCTCATCTAATATGGACTATGACGAAACAAAGAAAATGGTCGTCGATATTTTGAAGACAGATGACGGTAAAAAGGCCATTCAACAGTTATTAAATGACGAGGCAATGAATGAAGCTTTGGTAATGGATGAACAAACTGTGAAAAAAACGATAGAGAAAACACTGACTTCTGATAAAGGCAAAGAGTTCTGGAAGAAGGTCTTTGAGGATTCTAAATTTGCCGAGACTTTCGCAAAATCCATGCAGCAACAGCATGAAAAGATGTTAAAACAGTTAATGAAGGACCCTGACTATCAACAGCTGATGATGGATATTCTCAAGGATCCTGAGATGGAAAAGAAATACGGTGAACTGGTCAAAAGCAAAGAGTTCAGAAAGCACTTAGAAAAAGTCATTACAGAAACATTAAGCAGCCCTCTTTATAAGAAGAAATTCGAAGATGAGCTGAAAAAGGCAGCAGCTGAAAGCAGCAGTGATTCCGGTTCACAAGACCAAGGAAGCGGCAGTTAA
- a CDS encoding KinB-signaling pathway activation protein has translation MKSRDLVRFFFSVLAVGAVMTSVVGFALEWGKYQKLFVSFEILEIASVLFWFIGVGMIFSVISQMGFVVFLTVHRFALEIFRSHSLWNTIQLFLVIFVLFDLAYLRFLFFGENESFLPYLWLPVFIGVFALIVAYYKQKQSSKKTFISAMFLMVVITSLEWFPALRVNEEDWLYLMLFPLLSCNAFQLLAMPRFSKAKAT, from the coding sequence ATGAAAAGTCGGGATTTAGTTCGTTTTTTCTTCTCAGTGCTAGCTGTTGGAGCGGTCATGACAAGCGTGGTAGGCTTTGCGCTGGAGTGGGGGAAGTATCAGAAGCTGTTTGTATCGTTTGAAATTCTAGAGATCGCATCTGTGTTGTTTTGGTTCATTGGTGTGGGGATGATCTTTAGTGTGATTAGTCAGATGGGATTCGTCGTCTTCTTAACTGTGCACCGGTTTGCACTTGAGATTTTCCGGTCACATTCTTTATGGAATACCATTCAGCTGTTTCTTGTGATTTTTGTACTGTTTGATTTAGCCTATTTGCGATTTCTGTTTTTCGGGGAGAATGAATCATTTCTTCCATATTTATGGCTGCCTGTCTTTATCGGTGTGTTTGCATTGATCGTGGCTTATTATAAACAGAAGCAGTCCTCTAAGAAAACATTTATTTCCGCAATGTTTCTCATGGTCGTCATCACGTCGTTAGAGTGGTTCCCGGCGCTCAGAGTCAATGAAGAGGACTGGCTGTATTTAATGCTTTTCCCGCTATTAAGCTGTAATGCGTTTCAGCTGTTAGCTATGCCACGGTTTTCAAAGGCAAAAGCTACTTAA
- the pdaB gene encoding polysaccharide deacetylase family sporulation protein PdaB yields the protein MSRLYVLPIKRLKQVVIILVAALAAATFFYVQKAPPLSVFKTEHGPRAIYKGETSSKHTSLTFNIGWGDEKAVPILNVLREYGIKNATFFLSASWAERHPDIVNRIREDGHQIGSLGYAYKNYSQLEESEIKQDLVRAQNTFQKLGLDDIQLLRPPTGQFNETVLKIATQYGYSVVHYSINSQDWLNPGVDQIVQNVNDRMKSGDIILLHASDSATQTAQALPAILKHLKEKNLKNVTVGELISNTKTKSTEVK from the coding sequence TTGAGTCGATTATATGTGTTGCCTATTAAACGGCTGAAGCAAGTTGTCATTATTCTTGTAGCAGCCCTTGCAGCTGCAACCTTTTTTTATGTACAAAAGGCACCGCCGCTGTCGGTATTTAAAACAGAACATGGACCCCGAGCGATTTATAAAGGAGAGACTTCATCAAAACATACCTCTCTTACTTTTAATATTGGCTGGGGAGATGAGAAGGCCGTTCCTATTTTGAATGTCCTTCGAGAGTACGGTATAAAGAACGCCACTTTCTTTCTGTCTGCTTCTTGGGCTGAACGTCATCCTGATATCGTGAATCGTATTAGAGAGGACGGACACCAAATCGGCAGCCTTGGCTATGCTTATAAAAATTATAGCCAGCTTGAAGAAAGCGAAATCAAGCAGGATCTTGTCAGGGCACAAAATACCTTTCAAAAGCTTGGACTAGATGATATTCAACTATTAAGACCGCCAACTGGACAATTTAATGAAACAGTATTGAAAATTGCAACACAGTACGGCTATTCCGTTGTACATTACAGCATCAACTCACAGGATTGGCTGAACCCGGGCGTCGACCAGATTGTTCAAAATGTAAATGATCGAATGAAAAGCGGAGACATCATTCTCCTTCACGCCTCGGATTCAGCGACCCAAACCGCTCAAGCCTTACCAGCTATTTTGAAACACTTAAAAGAAAAGAATTTAAAGAATGTCACGGTTGGCGAGCTTATCTCTAATACAAAAACAAAGTCAACGGAAGTTAAGTAG
- a CDS encoding SulP family inorganic anion transporter, with amino-acid sequence MKDLFVKQEWFGYVRQDVLAGILVALALIPEAIAFSIIAGVDPKIGLYASFCIAIVISFVGGRPGMISAATGAMALVMVNLIADHGLQYLFAATILTGLIQIVFGLCRVSRLMKFIPRSVMVGFVNALAIMIFMAQLPHFVGESMAMFMMTGGALLIIYVLPMITKVIPSPLIAIIVITMIAVFGHIDVRTVGDMGELPSSLPAFLIPNVPFSWETLAIIFPYSLALAMVGLLESLLTAQIVDDMTETSSRKNKEARGQGIANVVAGFFGGMAGCAMIGQSVINTKAGGRGRLSTFVAGAFLMVLIFVLGDVVVQIPMAALVAVMIMVSIGTFDWSSFQQLKKNPKTDSIVMLVTVVTVVLTHDLSKGVFAGVLLSAVFFVAKISKLHITSTESQAGTWVYRIKGQIFFASVTDLISAFHQGKDLQSVVIDLSEARIWDESGVAAIERVKEKYRAAGVQVDVVGMDTSSQKLVKQVMGS; translated from the coding sequence TTGAAAGATTTATTTGTAAAGCAAGAATGGTTTGGATATGTGCGCCAGGATGTATTGGCGGGTATTTTAGTGGCCCTGGCTTTGATTCCTGAGGCCATTGCGTTTTCGATTATTGCGGGCGTTGATCCGAAGATCGGATTATATGCTTCGTTTTGTATTGCGATTGTGATTTCGTTTGTTGGTGGACGGCCAGGCATGATTTCAGCTGCTACAGGTGCAATGGCCCTGGTCATGGTTAACTTGATTGCAGACCATGGATTGCAGTATTTGTTTGCAGCTACGATTTTAACAGGTCTGATTCAAATTGTATTTGGGTTGTGCCGTGTTTCTCGATTGATGAAATTTATTCCTAGGTCCGTGATGGTAGGTTTTGTGAATGCATTGGCGATTATGATCTTCATGGCTCAGCTTCCACATTTCGTTGGAGAATCAATGGCTATGTTTATGATGACGGGTGGTGCTTTGCTGATCATTTATGTATTGCCGATGATCACAAAAGTAATCCCTTCTCCACTCATTGCGATTATTGTGATAACGATGATTGCTGTATTTGGGCATATTGATGTCAGAACGGTCGGAGATATGGGAGAGCTTCCTAGTTCTTTGCCTGCTTTTCTTATCCCAAATGTGCCGTTTAGCTGGGAGACACTTGCTATCATTTTTCCTTATTCTTTAGCACTTGCGATGGTTGGTTTACTTGAATCTCTTTTAACAGCACAGATTGTAGATGATATGACGGAGACGTCTAGTCGTAAAAACAAAGAAGCGAGAGGCCAAGGAATCGCCAATGTGGTTGCGGGATTCTTTGGAGGTATGGCTGGGTGTGCGATGATTGGTCAATCTGTGATTAATACAAAGGCTGGCGGAAGAGGCCGGCTTTCTACCTTTGTAGCAGGTGCATTTTTAATGGTGCTGATTTTTGTATTGGGTGATGTGGTGGTTCAAATTCCGATGGCTGCTCTTGTGGCTGTGATGATCATGGTTTCGATTGGTACCTTTGATTGGAGTTCATTCCAGCAGCTAAAAAAGAACCCGAAAACAGATTCTATTGTGATGCTTGTCACGGTCGTGACTGTGGTGTTGACTCATGATTTATCAAAGGGTGTTTTTGCAGGTGTGCTGCTTAGTGCGGTTTTCTTTGTGGCTAAAATATCAAAGCTTCATATTACCTCTACAGAAAGCCAAGCAGGTACTTGGGTTTACCGAATTAAGGGGCAAATTTTCTTTGCTTCAGTCACTGACTTGATTTCAGCATTCCATCAGGGGAAAGATCTTCAATCCGTTGTGATTGATTTGTCTGAAGCGCGTATATGGGATGAATCAGGCGTGGCAGCAATTGAACGTGTGAAGGAAAAATATCGAGCAGCTGGTGTGCAAGTAGACGTAGTTGGAATGGATACATCTAGTCAAAAGCTTGTGAAGCAGGTGATGGGTTCTTAA
- a CDS encoding bile acid:sodium symporter family protein, with amino-acid sequence MLVRLNQVLGRMMPLITPISVLIGVLLAAYLKDFAFLVPWVFAVMTFAGSLSASFSALKHTVMHPLPLILSFMILHVLMPLYAWSAGHLIFAGDSMTITGLTLAMVIPTGVSSLIWAAMYKGNVGLTLSIILIDTLLSPIIVPASLSLFVGTQVHMDIVAIMKGLFGMVVLPSILGMLVHQFAKPAVTKTISQTLSPFSKIGLFVVVSINSSVVAPYLRELDAAIFSKAAIVFLIAMSGYAFAWLIGKAMKCTQGEIVAIVYTGGMRNISAGAVLATSFFPPAVAVPVVIGMLFQQVLAALFGFLLNRFELKTPAMTKSLS; translated from the coding sequence ATGCTTGTGCGTTTGAACCAAGTGCTCGGCCGGATGATGCCGCTCATTACGCCTATTAGTGTGTTAATTGGTGTATTATTGGCGGCCTATTTAAAGGATTTTGCGTTTTTGGTGCCATGGGTATTTGCCGTTATGACATTTGCAGGGAGTTTGTCTGCTTCTTTTTCAGCTTTAAAGCATACGGTGATGCACCCATTGCCTTTGATTTTATCGTTTATGATTTTGCATGTATTGATGCCCCTTTATGCTTGGTCAGCGGGGCATTTGATATTTGCGGGTGATTCCATGACGATCACCGGCTTGACACTTGCGATGGTGATTCCGACAGGTGTTTCTAGTTTAATTTGGGCGGCGATGTATAAAGGAAATGTTGGGTTAACCTTATCCATCATTTTAATTGATACACTGCTTTCGCCAATTATCGTGCCGGCCAGCCTGTCACTCTTCGTCGGTACACAGGTTCATATGGATATTGTGGCCATCATGAAAGGGTTGTTTGGTATGGTGGTGCTTCCATCTATTTTAGGAATGCTCGTTCATCAGTTTGCAAAGCCAGCGGTGACGAAAACGATCAGCCAGACCCTATCACCTTTTTCAAAAATAGGCTTGTTTGTTGTGGTCTCGATTAACAGCTCTGTTGTCGCTCCATACTTGCGTGAACTGGATGCCGCCATTTTTAGTAAAGCAGCGATTGTGTTTCTCATTGCGATGAGTGGATATGCCTTTGCATGGTTGATTGGAAAGGCGATGAAATGTACTCAAGGGGAGATTGTGGCCATTGTGTATACAGGTGGCATGCGAAATATTAGTGCGGGAGCTGTACTTGCCACTAGCTTTTTCCCGCCTGCTGTCGCTGTCCCTGTTGTGATTGGCATGCTGTTTCAGCAAGTGCTTGCTGCCTTGTTTGGTTTTTTACTCAATCGTTTTGAGCTGAAAACACCTGCTATGACTAAATCTTTATCATGA
- a CDS encoding exo-beta-N-acetylmuramidase NamZ family protein, whose translation MKKTGSLILASILMMSTLTAASPPDQGRTDTKGKKAAVKTGIETLLSSNLSWLKEKKVGLITNPTGVDANMKSSVDLLFEHPNIKLTALYGPEHGVRGDAQAGEGVESYTDEKTGLPVYSLYGKTRKPTPDMLKNVDVLLFDIQDVGARYYTYIYTMAYAMEAAKENNIPFVVLDRPNPIGGLKVEGPVLEPEHSSFVGLYPIPLRHGMTTGELANMFNKEFHINADVTVIKMKNWKRSMTFDDTKLPFVLPSPNMPTVDSTFVYPATGLIEGTNVSEGRGTTKPFELIGAPYINSNELADHLNQLKLKGVQFRPVSFTPTFSKHAGTLSHGVQLYVTNRSSFEAVKTGLSIIKAIHDLYPNDFQFLQTGSFDKLIGNGWVKEEINKGTSVKHIMKRYHHDLKTFEKKRKKYLIY comes from the coding sequence TTGAAAAAGACAGGAAGCTTGATACTCGCGAGCATTCTCATGATGAGCACATTGACCGCCGCCTCCCCCCCAGATCAAGGACGAACAGACACAAAAGGAAAAAAAGCAGCAGTCAAAACAGGCATCGAAACATTACTCTCAAGTAATCTCTCATGGCTAAAAGAGAAAAAGGTAGGGCTTATTACGAATCCTACCGGCGTTGATGCAAACATGAAAAGCAGTGTCGATCTCCTATTTGAACATCCAAATATTAAGCTCACTGCTCTATATGGACCTGAACACGGCGTACGCGGCGATGCACAAGCAGGAGAAGGCGTCGAATCCTATACCGATGAAAAAACAGGCCTGCCTGTTTACTCTCTCTATGGAAAAACAAGAAAACCAACTCCTGATATGCTCAAAAATGTAGATGTGCTGCTATTTGATATTCAAGACGTTGGCGCTCGATATTACACCTATATTTACACGATGGCCTACGCGATGGAAGCCGCTAAGGAAAACAATATCCCATTTGTTGTCCTAGACCGTCCAAATCCCATAGGCGGGCTAAAAGTAGAAGGACCTGTATTAGAACCCGAACACTCCTCATTTGTGGGTCTTTATCCAATACCATTAAGACATGGAATGACCACTGGGGAGCTCGCAAATATGTTTAACAAAGAGTTTCATATCAATGCTGATGTAACAGTCATCAAAATGAAAAATTGGAAGCGATCCATGACGTTCGATGACACGAAGCTGCCGTTCGTCCTTCCTTCACCTAACATGCCGACAGTTGATAGTACCTTTGTATATCCAGCCACAGGATTAATTGAAGGCACAAACGTCTCGGAAGGCAGAGGAACGACAAAACCGTTTGAGCTCATTGGCGCTCCATATATCAATAGCAACGAGCTAGCGGATCATTTAAATCAGCTAAAGCTAAAAGGCGTTCAATTTAGACCCGTTTCATTCACCCCTACCTTTTCAAAACATGCCGGGACTCTTTCTCACGGTGTGCAGCTATATGTCACAAACCGCTCTTCATTTGAAGCTGTGAAAACGGGGTTATCCATCATCAAAGCGATCCATGATTTGTATCCTAATGACTTTCAGTTCCTTCAAACAGGCAGCTTTGATAAACTGATCGGGAATGGTTGGGTCAAAGAGGAAATCAATAAAGGCACTTCAGTCAAACACATCATGAAACGCTATCATCATGATCTCAAAACGTTCGAAAAGAAACGGAAAAAATATCTCATCTATTAA